A window from Vibrio cortegadensis encodes these proteins:
- the nrfB gene encoding cytochrome c nitrite reductase pentaheme subunit, protein MGNIKLTIAIMLKSLLAFCLYGYSIHAVADSSSVQVEDASTRHEVSLIRDKDYKCVQCHKDSKETLFGSHGEDAHKILGREVNCTECHSNISPDHREGAPKVIKYSNAQSQPGSEKVFLEPDAILKANSQCTDCHKPEYLRESSWTHDVHAKNLTCSNCHDVHAKKAKVLAFDKKEKIKLCVDCHSDFNQLKEEE, encoded by the coding sequence ATGGGCAATATAAAATTGACCATAGCCATAATGTTGAAGTCTCTTCTAGCATTCTGTCTCTATGGTTATTCCATCCATGCCGTTGCCGACTCTTCATCTGTTCAGGTTGAAGATGCCTCGACACGACATGAAGTCAGCCTCATTCGTGATAAAGATTATAAATGTGTGCAATGTCATAAAGATTCAAAAGAAACTCTTTTTGGTTCTCATGGCGAAGATGCGCATAAAATTCTTGGACGCGAAGTAAATTGTACGGAATGTCATAGCAATATTAGTCCTGATCACCGTGAAGGTGCTCCGAAGGTTATTAAGTACTCCAACGCTCAATCGCAACCTGGCTCTGAAAAGGTATTCCTTGAACCTGACGCTATTTTAAAAGCGAACAGTCAATGTACCGATTGTCATAAGCCAGAATATTTACGTGAGTCCAGTTGGACACACGATGTTCACGCGAAAAACTTAACTTGTTCTAATTGCCACGATGTTCACGCTAAGAAAGCGAAAGTATTGGCATTCGACAAGAAAGAAAAAATTAAGCTATGCGTGGATTGCCACTCAGACTTCAACCAGTTAAAAGAAGAGGAGTGA
- the nrfA gene encoding ammonia-forming nitrite reductase cytochrome c552 subunit yields MKKHWIRNSAATLLMVTTSLVGFASFAASEEKEIGDPRNTQFEQKHPDQYQTWKQTSESEVLEDALKSDPNMVIMWAGYGFAKDYNKARGHFYAIDDVRQTLRTGGPTDEKTGPMPMACWSCKSPDVARSIEDRGEDGYFEGKWARLGNEIVNPIGCSDCHDTKSEEFKNGEPALKITRPYVERAFDTIGKNFDHQSRLDQQSSVCSQCHVEYYFTGPTKGVKFPWDKGTKVEQMEEYYDGIGFKDWTHKVSKAPMLKAQHPGFETWREGIHGKNKVACVDCHMPKVTKEDGTVFTDHKVGNPFDRFDDTCAQCHTQSKEQMQSIVATRKTQVTNMKLTAEKQIVAAHFEAGAAWDAGATEAEMKPILQDIRHAQWRWDYAIASHGVHMHAPEVALEVLGTAVDRAADARTKLIRLLAKKGITEPVQIPDISTKAKAQKALGMNMDKMNADKKKFLETIVPQWEEQAEKREAGYDYK; encoded by the coding sequence TTGAAAAAGCACTGGATACGTAATTCGGCTGCAACCTTACTGATGGTAACCACCTCTTTAGTTGGTTTCGCCAGTTTTGCAGCATCAGAAGAAAAAGAAATTGGTGACCCACGAAATACCCAATTTGAACAAAAGCACCCAGACCAATACCAAACTTGGAAGCAAACATCTGAAAGTGAAGTGCTGGAAGATGCCCTAAAAAGCGATCCAAATATGGTTATCATGTGGGCTGGATATGGTTTTGCAAAAGATTACAACAAAGCTCGTGGTCACTTTTACGCGATTGATGATGTACGTCAAACCCTAAGAACGGGTGGACCAACAGATGAAAAGACTGGTCCTATGCCGATGGCCTGCTGGAGCTGTAAAAGCCCTGATGTAGCTCGTTCAATTGAAGATCGTGGTGAAGATGGCTATTTTGAAGGTAAATGGGCTCGTCTAGGTAACGAAATCGTTAATCCTATCGGTTGTTCAGATTGCCACGATACGAAAAGTGAAGAGTTCAAGAATGGCGAGCCAGCATTAAAAATCACTCGTCCCTATGTTGAACGTGCTTTTGACACTATCGGCAAAAACTTTGATCACCAGTCTCGCTTAGATCAACAATCTTCAGTTTGTTCTCAATGTCACGTTGAATACTACTTTACTGGCCCAACGAAAGGTGTGAAATTCCCTTGGGACAAAGGTACTAAAGTTGAGCAAATGGAAGAGTACTACGACGGTATTGGCTTCAAAGACTGGACGCACAAAGTATCTAAAGCTCCAATGCTAAAAGCACAACACCCAGGCTTTGAAACATGGCGCGAAGGCATACACGGCAAAAATAAAGTTGCTTGTGTTGACTGTCATATGCCGAAAGTAACCAAAGAAGATGGCACAGTCTTTACTGATCATAAAGTGGGTAACCCATTCGATCGTTTTGATGACACGTGTGCACAATGTCATACTCAAAGCAAAGAACAAATGCAAAGTATTGTTGCGACTCGTAAAACTCAAGTGACAAACATGAAGCTAACCGCTGAAAAACAAATTGTGGCAGCACACTTTGAAGCGGGCGCAGCATGGGATGCTGGTGCAACAGAAGCAGAAATGAAGCCTATCCTACAAGATATTCGTCATGCACAATGGCGCTGGGACTATGCTATCGCTTCTCACGGTGTTCATATGCACGCTCCTGAAGTTGCACTTGAAGTACTAGGTACAGCAGTTGACCGTGCCGCTGATGCGCGTACTAAGCTAATTCGCTTACTTGCGAAGAAAGGTATTACTGAACCTGTTCAAATCCCTGATATCTCTACCAAAGCAAAAGCTCAAAAAGCGCTTGGTATGAATATGGATAAGATGAATGCTGATAAGAAGAAGTTCTTAGAAACCATCGTTCCACAGTGGGAAGAGCAAGCTGAAAAACGTGAAGCG